aaatccatttttgaaaatacgcccgctcctcgaagttggtcaaataagTCGTCGATTCTTGGCAGtaggtacttattcttcaagtcAACTTGTTGAGTTCGcgatagtcaatgcacatcctcatcgttccatccttcttctttacgaacAGAACAGGCGTTCCCCATGGTGATACACTAGGCCGAATAAATCCCAAGTctagcagttcttgcaactgaatctttaATTCaaccaactctttaggggccattcggtatggtgccttcGATACAGGCGCAGATCCGGGTTCCAAGTCAATcgtaaactccacttgtctgtcgggcgGCGGTCCAGGTAGGTTTTCagggaacacatcgggaaagtcTCGCACTACTGCctcgtcttccactttcaattccttcttttcttctccgtttaagtacacaagatacgccgaacgcccttttcttatcatcgtggttgcttgtaaagcagagattatggaggttcgccGGTTCAAGGAAATCCCATGCAAGATGGTCGGCTCGTCGCCAGGAGCTCGAAAAGAAATCTGCCTCTCCttacagtgaatcgttgcgtggttctcggtcagccaatccattcccaaaattatatctacgttctccaaaggcataacgtgcaaaagtcgagctactactcctaattctcctaacacaaactctacgTTCGAGCAAGTTCGTGCAATGTCAATCAGACCTCCAACAGGTGAAGACACGTTCAAAATCGGTTCAAGCTTAACAGTAGGAAGTTCTAgggcattcacacatgacattgatataaaagaatgcgaagcacccgtatcaaacagcacaATAATAGGGAGTTGTTGGAtctttcccatacctgccaagttatCTTTTCCCTTATTGGTCTGTTGCTCCTGTCTTGGATTCCCTTTCAGTGCATATGCCCTTGCTGGTTGTGGGGCGACTTGCCGGATCGGTTGTGGTTGTTGCGGTGGTCTCTGTCCCTGCCCGTTCCTCATTCCACCCTTGTTGTTGTTCGGGCACTCTCGGAACATGTGGCCATTCCCACCACAAGCAAAGCATCGGGTGCCTCCGACTCTACACTCCCCAACGTGGAACTTGGAGCACCGATTGCAGTAAGGTGTCCTTGGCTGATTTCCTCTTTGTTGTGGCACAACCTGTTGGCCAAAATTCTGAGGGTGGCGGAAAGTAGGATGGTGTCTCTTGTTGTCATACTGGGCTCGGTTtccttcccacttcctcttgtctcgATAATTTTGTTGTTGTGTGGGTGGTGTAGGATTTGTCACTCTCTCATTCTTAGGAAGTGCCTCTTCTACGTCCAAGGTGCAACTCAAAAGCTCGGCGTAAGGAACTCCTTGTCAGCTAGCCACGGCCACTCTTATCTCAGTCCTAAGGCCAGAGTGAAAGTTCGCGGCCATCTTCTCATCCGTGTCCACCAACTCAGGTGCATAACGAGTCATCTCGCAAAGTGCGCGGTCATATTCCGACACTGTCATATTTCCCTGCTTCAAAGTGTGGAACTCTGCCGTCTTGGCTCGTCGGTAGCTCATAGGGACGTActtattatatatctcttcctTGAACTCATCCCAAGTCAAAGCCTCTCGGCAGGCGGGGTCCACTGTTCTTCGTCTAGTCTCCCACCAATGATCTGCTGGCCCAGTCAGTTGATAAGTCACGCATGCCAGACGCTCCCTGTCCGTGCACACCATGAACTCAAAGATGCGCTCGATCTCGCGGATCCAGGCCCTGCCTTCTGTGGCTCTCTTAACCCATCAAAATTTGGGGGTTTCTCTTTGCGGAACGTCTTAATGTATTCCTTATCTTGAGGTTGTAGTGGAGGTGGCGGTGGAGGCGGGGGTTGACCTCCGATACTTCCCTCGGATCTTTCTTCCCCAGTACTTTCCACTCGTGGGCCTCGGCCTGCCCCACGTCCACGTCCACGTCCACGTCCTCGTCTCGGTGGCATTCTGATCCAAAATACAAATTAGTATCTTTGATAGTATTCATTGTGATCAAAACCAAAACATAACTCGCTTGCATTTAAACATGACACGAAAcgataaaccaaaaaaaaaacacgcaAGGTCGATCAAAACGTGGAACTTTTATAGAAGCTCGGAAAAGGAAACAAAACACTCGTTCGACTCAAAAACAGGAAACATACTACTTCTATTTAGTTCTAACAACTTAAAAGGAAAACGACATCGAACTAGCTATCGCTAACTTTCTTCCTCTgggtcttcttcttcctccggatcctcttcctcttccggaTCCTCTTCTTCTTTCAGGTCCTCTATCCCGTGATACTCATCAATCAGACGGAGGGCCTCGTCATCATCCATCATGTCCATCACATAGTCATCTTCGAAGCCCGGAACCATTCCTGCTCTTGCTCCGGCTTCGCCCCCTGCTACGAGTTCAATCTCGACCATGTGCTTGTCCTCCCATACTATCTCATCTTCCTTCTTCTCTGCCGACGGTGGTCGCTCAAAATGGGAGTCAACTAAAGCACACTTCAAGACCTTCAGAAAGCCTTTCATGTCGCCATCCATCCCGTCAATTCGTGGTTCGTACCACGTGAATCAGCTGGACGTTGCTTCCATCCAATCTTTCCAACTCTCGGGCATCAGCTCAACTAGTCTCCTTATGCCACCATAGGATGTCGCATGGTACCCGAGGACATCTCGCCACAGGGTTTCGAAGTGAGCGACGACCTCCCCTAGAgcttttccttcttctctctcgtAGCTTCGGTAATCGTGTATCGCCTGTCGCATTCGGTCACTATACTGGGAGCTCTTAAGTACGGTTCGTTTCATCCGTGCCATCTACGCGAAGACGAAGATTTTCTTTAGTAACCGAAGATTCCTCAAACTACGTTTCAACTTGCTATTCGTGCTAAGTCTAAGGCTTGTCACGCATCACTAATGTGAGGACACCTAAAGGCTcactatgttcacatgcttttGTCATATCACTTATacacatataacacatacttaaGTCATCATGCCAATCGTGCTCATGTCTCACATACTCATACCTTAACAATATTACGTTAACACATACCACACGTGTTTAGATTATCTTGACAATCATGCTCATACTCCACAgaatcatactatcacaacatcATATTCACGCACATAACACATGCTTAAATTTTCATggcaatcatgctcatatttcACATAATCATGTCATTACAATTCATCTTCATGCTTAGCGTTCATTTACCTGCATACACTTGccaaacatcatcatcatatcatcatcaatttcatacatcgatctcacattcattcaacaacttaaaacatacctcactttctttggttgagcgtgatgctttggatgttgagccttcgtgacacttctagtctaaggtttactattctagacttacggtgaaagaagactctcggaccagagcgaaagaaacgaagctctgataccactcagtcacggccgcccttactaaggatagcaaggacggggaaatcgcgactaagggagggactaa
The nucleotide sequence above comes from Salvia splendens isolate huo1 unplaced genomic scaffold, SspV2 ctg202, whole genome shotgun sequence. Encoded proteins:
- the LOC121789300 gene encoding uncharacterized protein LOC121789300; the protein is MFRECPNNNKGGMRNGQGQRPPQQPQPIRQVAPQPARAYALKGNPRQEQQTNKGKDNLAGMGKIQQLPIIVLFDTGASHSFISMSCVNALELPTVKLEPILNVSSPVGGLIDIARTCSNVEFVLGELGVVARLLHVMPLENVDIILGMDWLTENHATIHCKERQISFRAPGDEPTILHGISLNRRTSIISALQATTMIRKGRSAYLVYLNGEEKKELKVEDEAVVRDFPDVFPENLPGPPPDRQVEFTIDLEPGSAPVSKAPYRMAPKELVELKIQLQELLDLGFIRPSVSPWGTPVLFVKKKDGTMRMCIDYRELNKLT